GAGCTGCTCGTCACGTCCGGCGCGGCGCGCCTTGCAGAGGCCCTGGACGAGATGGTGCGCAACGTCCAGCACGCCTGCGCAGACCACGACGTGACCTTCTTCGAGAGCGACATCAACAGCGACGGCGGCAAGATCATGCTGACCGCCGGGGCGCCGCGGAGTGCGGACCACGACGAGGAGCGCATGCTGCGGGTCGCTCGGCTGGTCCTCGACCGCGCCGGCCGGCTTCCGCTTCGCATCGGGATGAACCGCGGGCACGTGTTCTCGGGGACTTCGGCCCGTCGTTCCGTCGCACCTACTCGGTCAAGGGCGATGCGATCAACCTCGCGGCGAGGGTGATGGCGAAGGCGGCTCCCGGTCAGGCGCTTGCCACGCTCGAGGTGCTCAGCCGGTCCCAGACGGTCTTCCGCACGGTCGAGCTGCCGCCCTTCAGGGTGAAGGGAAAGGCACAGCTCGTGCACGCCGCGGACGTGGGGCAGCGTGTCGGCGCCCGCGTCGAGGAGCGACCGGCCGCGCCGCTGGTCGGGCGCGACGACGAGGTGCAGGCACTCGAGCGGGCCGTCGAGGAAGCCCGCGCAGGCCGTGGCCGGCTTCTCGAGGTCGTGGGCGGTGCCGGGCTCGGCAAGTCCCGGCTCGTGACCGAGGTCCTGACGCGTCGAGAGGACCTCGACGTGCTACCCGCTCCCTGCGAGGCTTACGAGTCGTCAACGCCGTACTTCCCCTTCCGTCGGCTGTTGCGCGCCGTCTTCGAGGTCCCTCCTGACGCCGCCCCGGAGCGGGTCGCCGAGCTGGTGGCCCGTCGCGTGTCGGCGACGGCGCCGCACCTGGTGCCCTGGCTGCCGCTGCTCGGCGTCCCGATGGACGTGCCGCTGCCCCCGACCCGGGAGACCGCCGAGCTGGACGAGCAGTTCCGCAAGAGCCGGTTGGAGAGCGTGGTCACCGAGGTCCTGGGCGCGGTCCTCACCGACCCGACCGTCTTCGTGATCGAGGACGCCCATCTGATGGACGACGCCTCGGTCGACCTCCTGCACTCCCTGTGCGACGAGCTAGGGGACCGACCGCTTCTCGTGGTCGTGACCCTGCGGGAGCGTCCGAAGGACCTCACGGCAAGCGCGGGCACGGCCCTCACGACGCTCAAGCTGGAGCCGCTGGACCCCACGGCCGCGCTCGCGCTGGTCCAAGGGATGCGCGGGGAGCGTCCGCTCACACCGCAGGCAGCCTCGGAGATCGTCGCGCGCGGTGGCGGCAACCCGATGTTCTTGGAAGCGCTGGTGCTCGAGGCCGGGCGGGCCGGGTCCCTCGCGCGACTTCCCGAGTCGGTGGAAGCGCTGGTGACCAGCCAGATCGACCGGCTGGACCCCGCGGACCGGACCGTCGTGCGCTACGCCGCGGTGTTCGGAACCGTGGTCGACGAGACCGCCCTGGACCTCCTGCTCGAGCACCACGACGCGCAAGTGCCCGTCGGTGCGATGCGGCGCCTCGCCGACATGCTGGAGCGCGACGGTCAGGGCGGTCTGCGGTTCCGCAACGCGCTGATCCGCGACGTCGCCTACGAAGGTCTTCCCTACAGTCGCCGCAAGGCTCTGCACGACCACGTGGGTCAGGTGCTGGAGCAGGCCACCGAGGCGCCGCAGAACCAGTGCGAGCTGCTGTCCCTGCACTTCTTCCACGCCGGCCGGCACGAGCAGGCCTGGCGGTACTCGGTGCTGGCAGGCGATCGGGCGTTGGCGAAGTTCGCCCACGGCGAGGCGATCGAGTTCTTCGCCCGCGCCGTCCAGTCAGCGAGCCAGCGACGCGTCGAGGACCGTTACGAGGTCGCCCGGGTGTACGAGCGGCTGGCGGACTCGCGTTGGCTGGTCGGGCTGACGCAGGAGGCAGCTGAAGCCTACGCCGCTGCCCGGGGCTACCTCCGCGGGGACCCGGTGCGGCTGGCCGGCATCATCGAGAAGGAGAGCAGGATCGACCAGCGGCGGCGCAAGCACAGCGTCGCCCTGCGCCGCATCTCCACCGGGCTGAACAGGCTCGTGGGCGTTCCCGGCTCTCCGGCGGGAGTGGCACGCTCGCTGCTCGCCCGCCGGTACGCCCACAGCAGGTTCAGCCAGGGACAGATCGACGAGGCGCTGCGTTGGGCCGAGATCGCGGCGTACGAAGCCGAGGAGGCCGCCGACAAGGATGCCGTGGCGCAGGCGTACGAGATGCTCAACTTCATCTACGCGAGCAGCGGCCGGGAGGAGCCGCTGCCCTACGGCAGGCTGGCTCTCCAGGCGTACGTCGAGCTGGGAAACCTGGCCCGGCAAGGACATTGCCTGAACAACCTCGCAATGCAGGAGTACACCGGAGGTCGCTGGGACGAGTCGCTGACCCATCTGCGTGAGGCCAGCGACCTCTTCCACCGGATCGGGGACACCGCGGCCGAGGCCAACGCGCTGTACAACCGGGTCGAGCTGCTGGTCCGGCAGGGGAGAGGCACCGACGTCGAGGTCCCGTTGCCCGACGTCTTGAGGATCGCCCGGGCGATGGAGGATGACGAGCTCGTCGCGCTGGCCCTGCGCGAGCAGGCGCGGGTCGCCGCGCGAGCCGGCGACATCCGCGAGGCGATGGCGCTGCTGGACAAGGCCGGTGCTCTCTTCGTCGAGCTCGAGGAGCCGGGCGAGTCGCGCAACACCGGCCTGGCGCGGGCGGAGGTGCTGCTGGACGCCGGTCTCGTCGCCGAGGCGGGCGACGTGCTGGCGGCGCTGACGGGTGCAGGTCAGCCGCTCGACGCCACCGTGCACCGACTGCTGGGTCGGCAGCACCTCGGCGAGGGCCGGCTGACCGAGGCGCGCGCGGCCCTGCAGGCGGGGGTCGTGGCAGCCCGGGACCAGGCCAACCGCTACGAGGAAGGGCTGCTGCTGCTCGGCCTGGCCGAGCTGGCCCGTCACCAGGGGATGCCCGACGAGCCGCCGACACGCGCTGCGCGTGCGCTTCTCGACCCGATGGGGGTGTTGCGCAGTGCCGGCGTACGCATCGACCCTCCTCCCCGCTGAGCAGGGAGGAGGGTCGACCCGTTCAGCCCTCGCTCAGCCGACGCTGCCTCGCATGTCCTGGGTGAACAGCAGGTACAGCAGGGTGTCCCCGCTGCCGTCCCGCTTGCTCTGCACGTAGTCGACACAGGCGTCCTGGCCGGCGCCGAGCGTGGCCTTGGCCGGGCATGCCTCGGCGGTCGCGAGCGCGTCGTTGCCGTTGAGGGAGAACGACAGGTGCTGGTCCTGGATCGCGCCACCGGCGCACAGGGTCTTGTCGCACTTGATCAGCAGTGCCGCGGGGTCGGTGTCGGTGTACAGGCCGTCCAGCTGGGCGAGCGCCTGGACCACCGCTCCGCTCGTGCTGCCGCAGCCGGCGTACGTCGTGTCGCAGACACCGAGCGAGAGCAGCACCTGGCTGCTCTGGGCTCCGTGGGGGAGGATCAGCGTGCCGCACACCGGGTCCGCCGGGGTGGCGTACTGGCAGTTCGAGTCGTCACCGCCGATGCCCTGCTCGAAGCTGGAGTTCGGTGCGGAGTCGACGAAGCGCAGCTCATTGACCACGTCGAAGCGCTGGTCGGCCGTGGAGGTGCCGGGGGTCACCGTCCGGCCTGCCTTGCCGGGGACCGACACGGTCAACGACACCTGGTTCGCAGCCACGGGAAGGCTCGTGTCGAGCGTCACGCTGGTCATCCCGCGCGGAGCCGTGACCGTCGCGGGAGTGGGGCCACCCTGGTCGCTGGTGATCACCAGCGGGGTGTCCTTCTGGAACGAGGCGGGTGCGCCGTAGACGTCGTAGAAGCTCACCCGGACGTGGATCGTGCCGCCGGCCTGCACGAGGACGTACGGCACCGCGGCGCCAGGGGTGCCGGTGGGTGCCTGGACGTCGGAGGTCACCCCGTCGATGACGATCGTGACCGGGGCCGGACTGGCAGCGCTTGCCGTGCTCACCACCAGCCCACCGACTGCCGCGATCAGTGAGCCCAGAAGGGCCAGCACGAGCGCGAGGCGGCGACGCCGTGGGGTCTTGCTCGAACGCGTGGCACGCACGAAAAATCACTTCCGTCCAGGGAATCAGGGAATATCCTATTTAACTTGTCAGTGTGATCGGATGCGGTCAATGACCCGATCGGGCCAGGGCGCAGCGCTGTGCGCATGTTCGTGCCGACCGCTTGTCAGCGGGCCTCGAAGACCGACAGACTGCGCCAGCGGCTGCGCAGCCGCACAGACGGGGGGGGCTGACATGGCGGGATCGTCGGGGGCACGCGTGCCTGCATCCAGAGTGCTCCTCGTCTCCGCGTTCGGCGCGTTCCTCGCCTTCCTGGACGCGACGATCGTCAACGTCGCCTTCCCGTCGATCCGGGAGTCCTTCCCCGGGCAGTCGATCGGAGGACTCTCGTGGGTCCTGAACGCCTACAACATCGTCTTCGCGGCGTTCCTGATCGTCTGTGGCCGGCTCACCGACCTGCTCGGCCGTCGACGTGCCTTCGTGACCGGCGTCCTGCTCTTCACCGTCGCGTCCGGCCTGTGCGGCGCAGCGCCCACGATCTCCTTGCTGGTCGCGGCCCGCATCCTCCAGGCGCTGGGGGCGGCGCTGCTGGTGCCCGCCTCGCTCGCGCTGGTCGTCGACGCCTTTCCGGAGGAACGACGGGCGCATGCGATCGGCCTGTGGGGGGCCACCGCTGCCGTCGCCGCCGGTCTGGGCCCACCCCTGGGCGGGGTCCTGGTGGAGGCGGGCGGCTGGCGTTGGGCCTTCCTGGTCAACCTGCCGTTCGGGCTGGCCGCGCTGTGGGCCGCTCGCCGCCAGCTCGTCGAGAGCCGCGCGCCGGGTCGCCGTACGATGCCGGACCTCCGCGGTGCCGCCCTGCTTGCTGCCGCGATGGCCTTGTTGAACCTGGCGATCATCAAGGGCAGCGACTGGGGGTGGACCAGCACAGCGCTGCTCGGGTCTTTCGCCGCATCCCTGGTGCTCCTGGGCCTCTTCGTCATGAGCTCGCGCGCCCACCGCTCGCCACTGCTCGACGCGGCGCTGCTCAGGATCCCCTCCTTCAGCATCGCCTCACTGGCCACCATCCTGGCCGGGCTCGGCTTCTTCGCCTACCTGCTGACGAACATCCTGTGGCTCCAGTACATCTGGGGCTACGACGTGCTGCACGCCGGTCTCGCGCTCGTGCCCGGAGCGCTGGTGGCGGCCGTCGTCGCGTCGCGCCTGGGACCGCTCGCCGACCGTCACGGCTACCGGCTGTTCGTGGTGCCGGGTGCGCTGGTGTGGGCGGGCGCCTACCTCTGGTACCACCAACGGACCGGGCTGGAGCCGGCGTTCTGGAGCGAGTGGTTCCCCGGCCAGGTCCTCAGCGGCATCGGGGTGGGCGCCACCCTCCCGCTTCTGGGAAGCGCCGCCCTGGCAGCCGTCCCGGGCGGCCGCTACGCCACCGCCTCCGCGGTGGTCTCCAGCGCGCGTCAGCTGGGCGGTGTGCTGGGCATCGCGATCCTGGTGGTGATCGTGGGCGATCCCTCGCCGGCGACCGCCGTGACCGCCTTCCGCCACGGCTGGGTCCTCTCGATCTGCGCGTTCCTGGCCGTGGCACTGCTCTCGCTCCCGTTGGGCAAGCTGCGCGGCGTGGACGAGGAGTCCGAGGACGACGACGAGCCGGCCGCGCGGATCCAGGCGAGCACCCGGCCGGTGGCCGGGTCGTCGACGCCTCCCGGGGCCGGTGACAGCCAGACCGGCCTGCAGGGGGTGGCCCTGCTGGCGGGGCTGCCCGAGGGTGCCCGCCGGCGGCTGGAGGAGTCCGCCCGGCTGGTCACCGTTCCAGCTGGTGCCTGGCTCATGCGTGAGGGCGATCCGCCCGGTTCGGCGTACGTCGTGCGACGCGGTCGTCTCGAGGTCCATGTCGACGGCCGTAGCGTGCGCGAGCTCGGCGCCGGTGCGGTGCTGGGTGAGCTGGCGCTGCTCACCGGTGAGAACCGCTCGGCGAGCGTCCGGGCCCGCCGGGACTCGGTGGTCCTCGAGATACCTCGCGAGGCGTTCGAGGAGCTGTTGACGACCGACCCGACCGCATCCCGCGTGGTGCTGGCGCAGGTGGCCGAGCAGCTGCGCACCGCCGGCGCCCCGACGACCTTCCAGCCCGCGGCCCAACCGACGGTGATCGCCGTGGTGGGGCTGCACCCCGGCTCCGGTGCAGGTGCGGTGGCCGACGCGCTCTTCCGCCGGCTGTCGATCCACCACACGGTCACGATGTGCGGGGTGGTGGGCGCCGAGGGTCTCGACCGCGCCGAGCGCGACCACGGGCGGGTGCTGCTGCTGGCCGAGGAGGGCGGCGAGGGGGGTGCCGCGTGGCGTGACTTCACCCTGCGGCAGGCCGACGCGGTGGTGCTCGTCTCCCGCAGTGACGCCCCGGTTCCTCCGGCGCCGCTGTCCCCGGCGCCTCTGCGTCGCCCGGAGCTGGTGCTGGCCGGGACCGACCCCGGTCCGGTGGACCGGGTGGCCTGGCGGGCCTGGGCCGATGCATGGCAGGTCACGGTGGTCGACGGCGACGTCACCGCAGGCACGCGGGCCCTGGCGGACCGGCTTGCCGGCCGGTCGCTGGGCCTGGTGCTCGGTGGTGGCGGCGCTCGCGCGTTCGCCCACATCGGCGTCCTGCGTGAGCTGGCCGAGGCGGGACTGCACGTCGATCGCGTCGCAGGCACCAGCGTGGGTTCGCTCATCGCGGCCGTCCACGCCTCCGGGCTGGACGGGGAGGCGCTCGAGGAGCTCTGCTACGCCGAGCTGGTGCGCCGCAATCCCTTCAGCGACTGGCGATTCCCGACCCGGTCACTCGCCCGGGGTGCTCGGATCAGCGACGGGCTGCAGCGCGCGTTCGGTGAGGCGGTGATCGAGGGTCTGCCGCGCCAACTCGCCACGGTGAGCACCGACCTGGTGACCCGCACCCGGCAGGTGCACCGGGAAGGTCGCGTCACCCGGGCCGTCCAGGCCTCGTTGAACCTGCCGGTGCTGTTCGCGCCGATCGCCGACGAGGAAGGCAGGCTCCTCATCGACGGTGGCGTCCTCGACAACCTGCCTGTCGACCTGCTCACCGAACGGGACGAGGGTCCGGTCGTGGCCGTCAACATCGCCATGGGAGGTGGCAGCGGGAGCACCCGCGCCGCTCACGCCACCCGCCGCCCGGCCCGGGTCCCGGCGCTGGGGGAGACGCTGCTCCGGACGATGACCATCGGCAGTGGTGGTGTCGTCGCGGCGGCCCTCGCGCGGGGGGCGTGGGTCGTCACGCCGCCGACCCTGGGCGTAGGACTCCTCGAGTTCCACCAGTTCGACCGCATGGTCGCAGCGGGCCGAAGCGCGGCCCGCCTGCTGCTCGAGGAGGCCGGTGAGGGCCTGGGCGCCCGTCTCGTCGCGCAGGAGGCCCCGTCCACGGGTCTGCACGAGTCGGCGCCGCCCGACGCGGAGCCGGTGGCGGCGCTCTGAGCCCGGTCAGGCGCGAGGGCGCACGTCGAGCGTCATGCCTTCTCGTGCCACGACCACCGGTATCCCGTCGGCGAGTCCCGGAGCCCATGCGGCGATCTCGTCCAGGGCCGCATCCGAGCGGGCAGGGGAGTGGTGGAACAGCACGAGCTTGCCCGCCCCGCAGTCGCGGGCGAGCTTGATGCAGTCCTGCACGGTCGCGTGCCCGTAGTCGACCGCGACCGGCCGCTCGTGGTCGAGGAACTGCGCGTCGTGCACCAGGACGTCGACCCCCTGCAACGCGGTCTTCAGGCGGTCGGAGATCCCGGCAGCCGGCGCGTGGTCGGGGAGGTAGGCCAACGATCCATGCTCGTCCTCCACCAGGAAGCAGAAGGTGCGTCCACCCTTGTGCTCGACGTCCACGGCGGTGACGGCGAAACCCTCGATCGTGTGGCTGCCCTCGTGCAGGTCCTGGAACCCCCAGCTTCCGTGGAGCCCCTCCGGTGGGATCGGGAACGAAGGGGGCGAGAACGACTGCGCCAGCAGGTCACGCGCTGAGCGTCCGTCCTGCGCCGGCACGTAGAGGTCGATGCGGGCGTCCGGACGATCGCCGGCGCCGAAGAACGGCAACCCCATCATGTGGTCCCAGTGGAGGTGGCTGAGCACGATCGAACCCTCGAAGGCGCGGCCACCCAGCAGCGGTGTCAGCGAGCGGAGACCGGTGCCGGCGTCCAGCACGAGGGCCG
The DNA window shown above is from Nocardioides mesophilus and carries:
- a CDS encoding ATP-binding protein, with translation MAKAAPGQALATLEVLSRSQTVFRTVELPPFRVKGKAQLVHAADVGQRVGARVEERPAAPLVGRDDEVQALERAVEEARAGRGRLLEVVGGAGLGKSRLVTEVLTRREDLDVLPAPCEAYESSTPYFPFRRLLRAVFEVPPDAAPERVAELVARRVSATAPHLVPWLPLLGVPMDVPLPPTRETAELDEQFRKSRLESVVTEVLGAVLTDPTVFVIEDAHLMDDASVDLLHSLCDELGDRPLLVVVTLRERPKDLTASAGTALTTLKLEPLDPTAALALVQGMRGERPLTPQAASEIVARGGGNPMFLEALVLEAGRAGSLARLPESVEALVTSQIDRLDPADRTVVRYAAVFGTVVDETALDLLLEHHDAQVPVGAMRRLADMLERDGQGGLRFRNALIRDVAYEGLPYSRRKALHDHVGQVLEQATEAPQNQCELLSLHFFHAGRHEQAWRYSVLAGDRALAKFAHGEAIEFFARAVQSASQRRVEDRYEVARVYERLADSRWLVGLTQEAAEAYAAARGYLRGDPVRLAGIIEKESRIDQRRRKHSVALRRISTGLNRLVGVPGSPAGVARSLLARRYAHSRFSQGQIDEALRWAEIAAYEAEEAADKDAVAQAYEMLNFIYASSGREEPLPYGRLALQAYVELGNLARQGHCLNNLAMQEYTGGRWDESLTHLREASDLFHRIGDTAAEANALYNRVELLVRQGRGTDVEVPLPDVLRIARAMEDDELVALALREQARVAARAGDIREAMALLDKAGALFVELEEPGESRNTGLARAEVLLDAGLVAEAGDVLAALTGAGQPLDATVHRLLGRQHLGEGRLTEARAALQAGVVAARDQANRYEEGLLLLGLAELARHQGMPDEPPTRAARALLDPMGVLRSAGVRIDPPPR
- a CDS encoding MFS transporter, with translation MPASRVLLVSAFGAFLAFLDATIVNVAFPSIRESFPGQSIGGLSWVLNAYNIVFAAFLIVCGRLTDLLGRRRAFVTGVLLFTVASGLCGAAPTISLLVAARILQALGAALLVPASLALVVDAFPEERRAHAIGLWGATAAVAAGLGPPLGGVLVEAGGWRWAFLVNLPFGLAALWAARRQLVESRAPGRRTMPDLRGAALLAAAMALLNLAIIKGSDWGWTSTALLGSFAASLVLLGLFVMSSRAHRSPLLDAALLRIPSFSIASLATILAGLGFFAYLLTNILWLQYIWGYDVLHAGLALVPGALVAAVVASRLGPLADRHGYRLFVVPGALVWAGAYLWYHQRTGLEPAFWSEWFPGQVLSGIGVGATLPLLGSAALAAVPGGRYATASAVVSSARQLGGVLGIAILVVIVGDPSPATAVTAFRHGWVLSICAFLAVALLSLPLGKLRGVDEESEDDDEPAARIQASTRPVAGSSTPPGAGDSQTGLQGVALLAGLPEGARRRLEESARLVTVPAGAWLMREGDPPGSAYVVRRGRLEVHVDGRSVRELGAGAVLGELALLTGENRSASVRARRDSVVLEIPREAFEELLTTDPTASRVVLAQVAEQLRTAGAPTTFQPAAQPTVIAVVGLHPGSGAGAVADALFRRLSIHHTVTMCGVVGAEGLDRAERDHGRVLLLAEEGGEGGAAWRDFTLRQADAVVLVSRSDAPVPPAPLSPAPLRRPELVLAGTDPGPVDRVAWRAWADAWQVTVVDGDVTAGTRALADRLAGRSLGLVLGGGGARAFAHIGVLRELAEAGLHVDRVAGTSVGSLIAAVHASGLDGEALEELCYAELVRRNPFSDWRFPTRSLARGARISDGLQRAFGEAVIEGLPRQLATVSTDLVTRTRQVHREGRVTRAVQASLNLPVLFAPIADEEGRLLIDGGVLDNLPVDLLTERDEGPVVAVNIAMGGGSGSTRAAHATRRPARVPALGETLLRTMTIGSGGVVAAALARGAWVVTPPTLGVGLLEFHQFDRMVAAGRSAARLLLEEAGEGLGARLVAQEAPSTGLHESAPPDAEPVAAL
- a CDS encoding MBL fold metallo-hydrolase — its product is MKLQMLGVRGSTPAPGADFVRYGGHTSCVSLTREGADAPALVLDAGTGLRSLTPLLGGRAFEGSIVLSHLHWDHMMGLPFFGAGDRPDARIDLYVPAQDGRSARDLLAQSFSPPSFPIPPEGLHGSWGFQDLHEGSHTIEGFAVTAVDVEHKGGRTFCFLVEDEHGSLAYLPDHAPAAGISDRLKTALQGVDVLVHDAQFLDHERPVAVDYGHATVQDCIKLARDCGAGKLVLFHHSPARSDAALDEIAAWAPGLADGIPVVVAREGMTLDVRPRA